A genomic stretch from Octopus sinensis linkage group LG14, ASM634580v1, whole genome shotgun sequence includes:
- the LOC115219309 gene encoding piggyBac transposable element-derived protein 3-like, whose amino-acid sequence MYWENKSDLNNNLVSHAMSRNTFEKIHQYLHFHDNSKLNPCDKVYKVRPLLDHLNDKFYQFVEPMGSYFSLDKAMKSYYRHHGMKQFIRGKPICYGFEFWCLDRPDGFLIASKTLGSSVSKILSLKFIPVGSSIYIDNYFTSLPLMDALSNNGLFCVGTIRNNRTEKAPLQDVSKVVRGICCVAEDKKIGITLPKWLDNNQVNLVANLKAEVFDVGSCKQWKKSERNRVSVLQSNIVKLYNKQMGGVDLFDKLRGHYQIRIRSRKWYRPLFRFYLNENIVNLWILCCYIQRNISLRQIVTALLAAPNLEKKRVVHPKTKKQVPQVAQFDNRDHLVNKIETQRQCAVCGKCTKFVCIKCNVSLFPDTCFLPFHQ is encoded by the coding sequence ATGTACTGGGAGAATAAATCTGATTTAAACAACAATTTAGTTAGTCATGCAATGTCTAGAAATACATTTGAGAAAATACATCAATATCTACATTTCCATGACAACAGTAAACTCAATCCTTGCGATAAAGTCTATAAGGTTAGGCCTCTTTTAGATCACCTAAATGATAAATTTTACCAATTTGTAGAACCAATGGGTAGCTATTTCTCTCTTGATAAGGCAATGAAGTCTTATTATAGGCATCATGGCATGAAACAGTTTATAAGAGGCAAGCCCATATGCTATGGTTTTGAGTTTTGGTGCCTTGACAGGCCAGATGGATTCTTAATTGCAAGTAAAACGCTTGGTTCTTCAGTTAGCAAAATATTATCTTTAAAATTTATACCAGTAGGATCAAGCATTTATATTGACAACTATTTCACTTCTCTACCTTTGATGGATGCCTTATCAAACAATGGTCTCTTTTGTGTTGGGACTATTCGAAATAATAGAACAGAAAAGGCACCGCTACAAGATGTAAGCAAAGTTGTGCGAGGCATTTGCTGTGTAGCTGAGGATAAGAAGATTGGAATTACTCTGCCAAAATGGCTTGATAATAACCAAGTAAATCTTGTGGCCAATTTGAAAGCTGAGGTTTTTGATGTTGGCAGCTGTAAACAATGGAAAAAATCTGAGAGAAATAGAGTATCTGTACTTCAATCAAATATTGTGAAGCTATATAACAAACAAATGGGAGGTGTTGACCTATTTGACAAATTGAGAGGTCATTATCAAATTAGAATACGATCAAGAAAATGGTACAGGCCTTTGTTTAGATTTTACCTCAatgaaaacattgtaaatttatgGATTCTTTGCTGCTACATTCAGAGGAATATTTCTCTAAGGCAAATAGTTACTGCATTGCTTGCTGCAccaaatttagaaaagaaaagagtGGTACATCCTAAAACAAAGAAGCAAGTTCCACAAGTGGCACAATTTGATAACAGAGACCACCTTGTCAACAAAATTGAAACTCAAAGGCAATGCGCAGTTTGTGGAAAATGCACCAAATTTGTTTGCATCAAATGCAATGTAAGCCTATTTCCTGACACATGCTTTCTTCCTTTTCACCAATAA